The Pantoea phytobeneficialis genome has a segment encoding these proteins:
- the lolC gene encoding lipoprotein-releasing ABC transporter permease subunit LolC → MYQPVALFIGLRYMRGRASDRFGRFVSWLSTIGITLGVLALVTVLSVMNGFERELEGNILGLMPQALVTSDKGSINPQQLTAQSLNLQGVSRVAPLTTADVVLQSAHNVSVGVMLGINPDEKDPLTPYLVNTPQSVLQAGQYNVILGEQLAGQLGVKRGDQLRLMVPSVSQFTPVGRVPSQRIFTVAGTYAANSEVDGYQILVNQQDASRVMRYPLGNITGWRLWLDKPLDVDTLSQQKLADGLVWKDWRERKGDLFQAVRMEKNMMGLLLSLIIAVAAFNIITSLGLLIMEKQAEVAILQTQGLTRRQIVAVFMVQGASAGIIGALLGTLLGVLLASQLNHLLPVIGLFLDGAALPVDINVWQVVTIALVSMAVALLSTFYPSWRAAAVQPAEALRYE, encoded by the coding sequence ATGTATCAACCAGTCGCGTTATTCATCGGCCTGCGCTACATGCGTGGCCGCGCTTCAGACCGCTTCGGTCGCTTCGTCTCCTGGCTCTCCACTATCGGCATTACGCTGGGAGTGCTGGCGCTGGTGACAGTGCTGTCGGTGATGAACGGCTTCGAGCGAGAGCTGGAGGGCAATATCCTCGGTCTGATGCCGCAGGCGCTGGTGACCAGCGATAAAGGCAGCATCAATCCGCAGCAACTCACGGCGCAAAGCCTTAATTTGCAGGGCGTCAGCCGTGTCGCGCCATTGACCACCGCCGATGTGGTGCTGCAAAGCGCCCACAATGTTTCAGTCGGGGTGATGCTTGGCATCAACCCGGACGAAAAAGACCCCTTAACCCCTTATCTGGTCAATACCCCGCAGAGCGTGCTGCAAGCCGGACAATACAACGTGATTCTCGGTGAGCAACTGGCCGGGCAGTTGGGCGTCAAACGTGGCGACCAGCTGCGTCTGATGGTGCCGTCAGTCAGCCAGTTTACGCCGGTAGGCCGTGTGCCGAGCCAGCGTATCTTTACCGTGGCGGGTACCTATGCCGCCAACAGCGAAGTGGACGGCTACCAGATCCTGGTGAATCAGCAAGATGCCTCACGCGTGATGCGCTATCCGCTTGGCAACATCACCGGCTGGCGTCTGTGGCTGGATAAACCGCTCGACGTGGATACCCTCAGCCAGCAAAAACTGGCCGATGGCCTGGTGTGGAAAGACTGGCGCGAGCGCAAAGGCGATCTGTTCCAGGCGGTACGCATGGAGAAAAATATGATGGGGCTGCTGCTCAGTCTGATCATTGCTGTCGCCGCGTTTAACATCATTACCTCGCTGGGCCTGCTGATTATGGAAAAGCAGGCCGAAGTGGCGATTCTGCAAACCCAGGGCTTAACCCGTCGGCAGATTGTGGCGGTGTTTATGGTGCAGGGCGCCAGCGCCGGTATTATCGGTGCGTTGCTCGGCACGCTGCTGGGGGTGTTGCTCGCCAGCCAGCTCAACCATTTGCTGCCGGTGATTGGCCTGTTCCTCGATGGTGCCGCGTTGCCGGTGGACATCAATGTCTGGCAGGTGGTCACCATTGCGCTGGTGTCGATGGCCGTGGCGCTGCTTTCTACTTTTTATCCGTCATGGCGCGCTGCCGCCGTTCAACCCGCTGAGGCCTTACGTTATGAGTAA
- the lolD gene encoding lipoprotein-releasing ABC transporter ATP-binding protein LolD, which translates to MSNTPLLQCRDLCKRYQEGSVQTDVLRNVAFSLQPGELTAIVGSSGSGKSTLLHLLGGLDAPTSGDVIFDGKSLNAMSSSAKAELRNRELGFIYQFHHLLPDFTALENVAMPLLIGKAAKGEAEARAREMLAAVGLEKRAAHRPSELSGGERQRVAIARALVNRPRLVMADEPTGNLDARNADAIFELLGELNTRQGTAFLVVTHDLQLAKRLSRQMEMRDGQLSEHLTLGAQ; encoded by the coding sequence ATGAGTAACACCCCTTTGTTGCAGTGTCGTGACCTGTGCAAACGCTATCAGGAAGGCAGCGTGCAGACCGATGTGCTGCGCAACGTGGCTTTCAGCCTGCAACCCGGTGAACTGACGGCGATTGTCGGCAGCTCCGGTTCCGGTAAGAGTACTTTGCTGCATCTGCTGGGCGGGTTGGATGCGCCAACCTCTGGCGATGTGATCTTTGATGGTAAATCCCTGAATGCGATGTCCTCTTCGGCCAAAGCTGAGCTGCGCAACCGTGAGTTGGGCTTTATTTATCAGTTCCATCACCTGCTGCCGGATTTCACCGCGCTGGAAAACGTGGCGATGCCGCTGCTGATTGGTAAAGCGGCCAAAGGTGAAGCGGAAGCGCGCGCCCGTGAGATGCTGGCGGCCGTTGGGCTGGAGAAACGCGCTGCGCACCGTCCTTCCGAGTTATCCGGTGGTGAACGGCAGCGTGTGGCGATTGCCCGTGCGCTGGTGAATCGCCCGCGTCTGGTAATGGCGGATGAGCCAACCGGCAACCTCGATGCCCGCAACGCTGATGCGATCTTTGAGTTGCTGGGTGAACTCAATACCCGCCAGGGCACCGCATTTCTGGTGGTGACACATGATTTACAGCTGGCGAAACGTCTCAGCCGTCAGATGGAGATGCGCGACGGTCAGTTGAGCGAACATTTAACGCTGGGAGCGCAGTAA
- the lolE gene encoding lipoprotein-releasing ABC transporter permease subunit LolE, whose product MTPSLSLLLGLRFSRGRRRGGMVSLISIISTVGIALGVAVLIIGLSAMNGFERELNNRILAVVPHGEIEPVNQPFRNWQPMIAPIEQVPGIAAAAPYINFTGLIESGAKLQALQVKGVDPQQEPRLSALPRFVAGDAWSQFAAGKQQIILGGGIAKSLNVKQGDWITIMIPNNDGENKLLQPKRIRLQVSGILQLSGMLDHSLALVPLADAQTYLDMGDSVSGIALKMSDPFKAQKLVRDAGEVTHSYVYIRSWIGTYGYMYRDIQMIRAIMYLAMVLVIGVACFNIVSTLVMAVKDKSSDIAVLRTLGAKDGLIRAIFIWYGLLAGLLGSVSGVVVGVLVALNLTPIMRGLEHLTGHQLLAGDIYFIDFLPSELHWLDVISVLATAIILSLLASWYPARRASRIDPARVLSGQ is encoded by the coding sequence ATGACGCCTTCGTTATCCCTACTGCTGGGGCTGCGCTTCAGCCGTGGCCGTCGGCGTGGCGGCATGGTGTCGCTGATTTCGATTATCTCCACCGTCGGTATCGCGCTGGGCGTGGCGGTGTTGATCATCGGCCTGAGTGCGATGAACGGCTTCGAACGGGAATTGAATAACCGCATTCTGGCGGTGGTGCCGCACGGTGAAATCGAGCCGGTAAACCAGCCGTTTCGCAACTGGCAGCCGATGATTGCGCCGATCGAGCAGGTGCCGGGTATTGCCGCCGCCGCCCCTTACATCAACTTTACCGGCTTGATTGAGAGCGGCGCGAAGTTACAGGCGCTCCAGGTCAAAGGGGTGGATCCGCAACAGGAGCCGCGCCTCAGTGCGCTGCCGCGTTTTGTTGCTGGTGATGCCTGGTCACAATTTGCGGCCGGAAAACAGCAAATCATTTTGGGCGGTGGTATCGCTAAGTCGCTAAACGTGAAGCAGGGTGACTGGATCACCATCATGATCCCCAACAATGATGGCGAAAATAAGCTGCTTCAGCCGAAACGCATCCGTTTGCAGGTGAGCGGTATTCTGCAACTCAGCGGCATGTTGGATCACAGCCTGGCGCTGGTGCCGCTGGCTGATGCGCAAACGTATCTGGATATGGGTGACAGCGTCAGCGGTATCGCGCTGAAAATGAGCGATCCCTTCAAGGCGCAGAAACTGGTGCGTGACGCCGGTGAAGTGACCCATTCGTACGTCTATATCCGTAGCTGGATTGGGACTTACGGTTATATGTACCGTGATATTCAGATGATCCGCGCCATTATGTATCTGGCGATGGTGCTGGTGATTGGCGTCGCCTGCTTCAACATCGTCTCGACGCTGGTGATGGCGGTGAAGGATAAGAGTAGCGATATCGCGGTGCTGCGCACGCTCGGGGCGAAGGATGGCCTGATTCGCGCCATCTTTATCTGGTACGGGCTGCTCGCTGGGTTGCTGGGCAGCGTCAGTGGCGTGGTGGTTGGCGTGCTGGTGGCACTGAATCTGACACCGATTATGCGCGGCCTGGAACATCTTACCGGCCATCAATTGCTGGCCGGAGATATCTACTTTATCGACTTCCTGCCGTCAGAGCTGCACTGGCTGGATGTGATTTCCGTCCTGGCCACGGCTATAATTCTGAGCCTGCTCGCCAGTTGGTATCCGGCCCGTCGCGCCAGCCGCATCGACCCGGCCCGCGTGTTGAGCGGGCAGTAA